The window TTTGTCATTTACTCTGTATTTCTAGAAGAGTTCTTATCATTTTGACTTTTTCTTTCCTCGCGATAATCATTTGACCTTGTTGAACAACCAGATGTCTTTTCACTTGTTTTGATCTTGTCGccatcccccgcaaaaaaaaagtcaCCATCCTTATTATTGGTCTTTTTTGCATGGAACAACGATGCCATGTGAAGATGAGGAAGGCCTTGGATCAAAGAAGAGCAAACTGCGGCTGGGTGGTGCGGTAGCGAAAACCACTCGTTTTAGAGAAGCGAGTGCATTATCTGTTAGCTGTGTTGACTCAGAGACCAGTTATTGCTCGGTAATGGATTGGGATGGTGGATAAAACTGGTATTGAACAGGTGCTCCTATTATTGTTTTCAACAGACATGTATGTTTGTATTGAACAGGTTGTGTTTTTTTACTTCCCGGTGTATGTATTGTCCATTGCAAAACATGTGCTCGACTCTGTTAGCAACGTGCATGTGGTATTGATCTGTTGATCATATTGAGGCATTAGCATGTGTTGCCAGGAGTAAGAATAAGAAATTACCAcctcgcaaaaaaaagaataagaaattACCATTCAGTAGAAGAGCTTTGCCAGTCCTACTTAGGAATGTTGTGCCTCCGAGGGACACCCCTTTATTTTTGTAGTTCTCCCTACTGTTCTTTGtgagggcctctgcctgatttgtatGACTAACACGATCCTGAGAAGATTCCCTCAAATCACTATAATTTTTAGTGTTAGCTATTTTATTTCTCTGAGCATAAAAATTATCTCTAGCTTCTTCTAAATCTTTAAGCATATGAACAATATGCAGAGACAGTTAAGAACATCAACACCCATTTCAAGAGCCCTAGTAGTAATATCCTCATCATCTAATATAGTAAAAGCATTCTGAGAGGTAGGAGGAGTTATGCCTTCCAAGTTATTCTTAGCAGCAACCTCAGAGATGGTGACAGAGACGGGTCTGTTATTCCCCTAGTAGCATGTATTCTGTTACTAATCCTAATCGGAGGATTAGCAGTATACATTAACAGATCCAGCATCCTGGGAAGGTTGAGTAAGAAGAGCTTCCTCATCCACAGATGTTTCCACAACATCTTACATCCACAATATGGATACCTGCAGAATCCACGGTACCAGAACAACAGAGCCTTAAACCTGGTGAGAGCTGTTATTTGGAGATTCATCCACATATCACACTTATCATTCCTGGTCTCCAACAGTTGCCTCGTGAAATCCTCATAGTCATAGGAGAGTAGAGTTCAAAGACCAGCTGCTCGTCAGAATTTTCACTAGAAACGACAGTCTCAGGAGCTTTTCTTTTTCCACGCTCTCAGTCTCAGTGTTCCCTGATCCACATTAAATGGACACTTGCTGATATATTGGTCAGTCTTTTACATGGTTTCACTACTGAAATGTCTATATATGTTGAATACTACATTGCAAAGAGAAGAAAACAGGGGAAGTTATGGACACTACTTACTCATCTCTGTATGCAAGTATACATTGCAAAGATAAGAAACTAAGATTGGAATTTGTCCACCTAGGGGAAGTTTGTTGTAACAACCATCCTTGAAAAGGCAGCGGAGCAGAGCATCTCAGTCTCAAATTACAAGATTCTTTGAGAATGAAGCTCATCTCTGGAGGGTGTAGAAAGATGCTTCTTGGAGAATCAATGAATGGCATGTGCAGCAGCAGAAGCCACACTGCACCTGCACTCCTACCCTATAAAAAGAGGGGCACCGTGCAGCCCAACGATCCTCACAGGCAAGAGAGAGGAAGAAGCACAAGTCCAGAAGCAATGGAGGGGAGGAAGAATGAGAGAGTGAAGGCCGGCGCCGTCTGCGTGCTCGTCATCCTGCTGTCGGCCCAGCGGCTGTCGGTCGGGGTTGCCGACCCCACGTCGGCTTTCTGCCAGTGCTACCTGGGCTGCTTTGACCCAGACTGCGCTGGCGAAGGCTGGCAGAGGTGCCATGATTACTGCTGCGCCCAAGTGTGCCACTTACCTGGGGACGCCGACTTCGACTTGGAGTGCAGGGGCGGATATCACGCCTGCACGGAGTCCACCGGCGACGGTGAGTGAGATGGACACCCACCGGATTGATTTAATTCATTGCTCTCCCGTTTCTCTCTGAATTGATGATTTCTCTTGTCTGCATTTTACTAGATACCACTTCTACTACTACTGGTGATGCTGCGGCCAGTTACTGGAGCGGCCGCCATGGCCAGGTCAAGGCCAAGCACGGTCACGGCTAGACTCCTACCTCTGGGTGCGGCATGGAAGCCGTCCTGGGACTGATGATCATCAGAGTAGATATCATGTAATGTCTGGTTATGACAGACGGTTGATGTGCGTCTCATTTACTAGTAGTACTATAATAATATAATAAAGTCTCGGTGCGATTTGGAATACAGAGCGCACAATGAGATGTTGCGGGCAATGTTATAATCTGAAATGACTTGGGCTGGTTTCACTCGATTAGGTGAAATTAATTTACTCCTGTTGCTTTGTGGAATGAATCTGCCAATTGTTCATCTCATATAAACCACTGCAGTTTTGTATAGTTATGATGCCTCTCATAAGTTTGGTTCTTTAAATTGGTTTGCTAAAGCACTGTCTACGGTGATTTTTGATCCGCATTAGTAACTTCCCAAACTAAACATCTTTCCTAATCCAACAGACCAGCCTTCTACTTCCGCACCGATCCTGTATTGAAAGTAGGTCATATACAAAAATAAGGttataggacaacaacaacaacaaccgtgTAATGGTACGTAAATAAGTCGAGTTCTTTGCGAGAAATCTCAACTCTAACACACGCGAATGCATCtccaaaaagaaagagaaaatactTTACACCAGTATATATAGTTTCATGTAAGTAAATCAGATCAGCTTCCCTCACGAGGTTCAGGCATAAGCTGCCCTANNNNNNNNNNNNNNNNNNNNNNNNNNNNNNNNNNNNNNNNNNNNNNNNNNNNNNNNNNNNNNNNNNNNNNNNNNNNNNNNNNNNNNNNNNNNNNNNNNNNNNNNNNNNNNNNNNNNNNNNNNNNNNNNNNNNNNNNNNNNNNNNNNNNNNNNNNNNNNNNNNNNNNNNNNNNNNNNNNNNNNNNNNNNNNNNNNNNNNNNNNNNNNNNNNNNNNNNNNNNNNNNNNNNNNNNNNNNNNNNNNNNNNNNNNNNNNNNNNNNNNNNNNNNNNNNNNNNNNNNNNNNNNNNNNNNNNNNNNNNNNNNNNNNNNNNNNNNNNNNNNNNNNNNNNNNNNNNNNNNNNNNNNNNNNNNNNNNNNNNNNNNNNNNNNNNNNNNNNNNNNNNNNNNNNNNNNNNNNNNNNNNNNNNNNNNNNNNNNNNNNNNNNNNNNNNNNNNNNNNNNNNNNNNNNNNNNNNNNNNNNNNNNNNNNNNNNNNNNNNNNNNNNNNNNNNNNNNNNNNNNNNNNNNNNNNNNNTCCCATGTAAATCCTATTTTCAATTGTAATATATCAATGCAGTGCTGCTGTGTTCGTCAGATAGGTCAGCTGATATTAAGAAGAAATAAAAATGGGTTAAAGAGACTGTATATACATACATCTTGCTAGAGGATTTTTCAACTAGAACAAGACGAAGGGACGATTGTAGGTCACGAGAATCTGAAAGTTTATATTACCAACtattataagcagttgtttggaccTCCGGAGAATAATTTTGTGTCCTTAGATGAGTCcagggttgaggatgttcctcaacttgcGACTGACGAGAATGAGATTTTGACTGCCCCTttttcggagaaagaggtgttCGAGGCCATTTCACAAATGAAGAATAATAAGGCTCCAGGGCCAGATGGTTTTCTGGCGGAGTTTTATAAAAAATGTTGGCActttattaagggggatttgcttCCGATGTTCCATGAGCTTTTCTCTGGACAACTTCAATTGTTTcagctgaattttggaacgataactttACTTCCTAAGAAGACAGAGCCCGTTCGCATTGAGTAGTTCAGGCCTAtttgtcttcttaatgttagtttcaaaatcttcaccaaggttgggactaataggcttACCAAATTGCGCACTCTATGGTGCAACCGTCCCAAACCGCTTTTATGccagacagaaacatcctagaaggggttgtcgtcttgcatgaaacgcgccatgagattcactcaaaaaactcgatggagttgttttcaaagtggattttgagaaagcatacgataaagtcaaatggcccttccttcaacaggctttgcgtatgaaaggttttgatcaggCCTGGAGAAACCAGGTAGAatccttcacgcaaaaagggagtgttgggattaaagtgaatgatgacataggtcactacTTCCAAACTCACAAAGGGTTGAGGCAAGGGGATCCGATGTTACCTATCCTATTTAACATAGCGGTAGACATGTTGACCATTCTAATAGGACGGACTAAGGATGCGGGTCAGGTAGGTGGCCTTGTGCCGCACttagttgatggaggtgtatccatccttcaatatgctgatgatactatcatcttcatggagcacgACTTGGCGAAAGAGCGAAACATGAAGCtcatgttatgcttatttgaacaattgatcgGGTTAAAAATTAACTTCCAGAAGAGCGAATTGTTCAGCTTCGAAAGAGCTAATGATGACCACaaacaattgttcggatgtgaattaGGGGATTTACCGTTCACAtatttaggtatacccattcatcgtCGTAAGCTGACCAATAGAGAATGGAAGTTCATTGAGGATCGTTTTGAGAAGAAAATGAGCTGTTGGAAAGGAAAGCTCATGTCATACGAAGGACGATTAATCCTTATTAATTCGGTCCTcacaagtatgcctatgtttcttccATCCTTTTTTGAGGTTCCGGTTGGAGTCAGGAAGAGGCTTAATTTCTATCGATCATGtttcttttggcagagtgatgagcttAAGCGAAAATATAGACTTGCTAAATGGGACATCATCTCTAGgccgaaggaccaagggggtctaggtattgagaatctggaagttaagaacagatgtctccttagcaagtggtTGTTTTAACTTTCTACCGAGACGGAGGCCACTTGCGCTCAGATCTTGCGTAATAAGTATCTTCACTCTAAAAccttgtcccaggtgacagtgaggccgacTGATTCACCATTTTGGAAAGAACTGATGAGAGGTAAACCACTTTTTTCAGTAGGACAAGGTTCATAGTCGGTAACGGAGCTGCTACAaggttctgggaggatacgtggcttggggagaaGCCCCTTGCACTTCAATATCCTTCTTTGTATAACATTGTTCAACGTAGAGACGCTTACATTGCAACAGTTTTGCACTCCACTCCACTCAATATTCATTTTCGGAGGACGCTAGTGGGAAACCGTTGGGAAGCctggctccatcttgtgagaagattgatggatgtcCAGTTGTCTCAACAGCCagatcagttgtgttggaaactCACAAGAACGGAATGTtctcggtcaaatccatgtatctGAATGTTATTACTCTAGCGTGATTCCTACCTCGAAGCATGTCTGGAATGTTAAGGTTCCTTTgagaatcaaagtgtttatgtgatttgtgcataaacaagtcattttgactAAGGATAATTTGGCAAAACGTAACTGGATTGGCTCTACAAGATGTAGCTTTTGCGACCATAACGAATCAGTCAGACACCTTTTTCTTGATTGTCCGCTGGCCCAAATTTTGCGGCGGTCGGTTCATATAGCTTTTAATATTAATCCGCCGAACTtcatcaacacgttatttgggacgtggcttgatGGGATAGATTCCGATACAGCGAGGCGCATTCGTGTAGGCGTTTGTGCTTTATTTTGGGcagtttggaactgcagaaatgatctggtttttaacagaacaacaaacattcactttttgcaggttatcttcagggtcatcgtgttgatccgtatgtggtcgctactcactcagacggaggcaagggagcgtttggttactgcgtctacgcgatgggagatggtagcacgggatattttcaaccggtttggacgacggtcatgtaataggatatgcatgtagtgctcctatatttttatgccagccggttgtggctttgctTTTCATGTTTTGCTCTTCGTGAGCTTTTGTCTACTACAGCGTGTGAGACTTGGAGACTCTTGTTGGATCTTTTTCTTTAATAATATTGgcctatgcatcattctgatgcagaggctggggcgaTTCCCCTTTAAAAAAAAATACATACACCTTGATCGGTTGGGTGCTGAAATGTACATCGGTATCAGTTACTACTAGTTAATTGGATCAAGTCGTTTTGTAGATCAACTGATATACTCGTCGTTATTTCACATGGTGTCACTAATGTAACCGTTGCAGAATTGTACTAATATAGAGGTTTATGGATCAGAAGTCCAGAAGCTTGTTCGAGAATCCCTGTTTCAAGAGAAGAGCACCCCTGTTTCAAGAGGGGCACCGGAGCAGCAGAGCAGAGCATCTCAGTCTCAAATTACAAGATTCTTTGAGAATGTCTTGATATGGCAGCGGAGCAGAGCACCCCTGTTTCAAGACAAGATTCTTTGAGAATGAAGCTCATCTCTGGAGAGTGGAGAAAGAGGCTTGTTCGACAATCCATATGTGCAGCAGCAGAAGCTCCGTCCATATAAAGAGCGGCGGCCACGGCAAGGCCAAGGCCAAGCACGGCTAGACTCACTGTGGAGGCTGCACGGAAGCCGTCCTGTGATGATGATCTGAGTCTTTGATGTGTTGTGATGTCTGATTATAAATGACAGACTGTTtatgtgcatcttattttgctacAGTATATAATAAGAGCTGTAATGTAATGAAGTCTCATGCGATTTACTGATAATATGGTTATCGCTAAATATGTTTGATGTGCATCTTAACGTCTGGTAATATATTTGATATGAACCTAGCCTGTTTCGAGAAACTACAGAGCAAAGAATGAGAGATGGCAATGTTAAATACTAAAAGGACTTTGGAT is drawn from Triticum dicoccoides isolate Atlit2015 ecotype Zavitan chromosome 6B, WEW_v2.0, whole genome shotgun sequence and contains these coding sequences:
- the LOC119322028 gene encoding uncharacterized protein LOC119322028 yields the protein MEGRKNERVKAGAVCVLVILLSAQRLSVGVADPTSAFCQCYLGCFDPDCAGEGWQRCHDYCCAQVCHLPGDADFDLECRGGYHACTESTGDDTTSTTTGDAAASYWSGRHGQVKAKHGHG